ttcagttcaattgatttgataattaatttttttctgtcTTTTGGATtgatattttgattaatttttgatataattggtTCGATTAGTAGATTAAATCCAGTTTAGATAATATTGATGTTATGGAAGTTTTAACCATTTGCACGACTTGTTTGAGTAATAAAGAATAGGATTGGTGAAATGTTTTcgaatttaattgttttaatgttattcaaTAGTTAAGTCATCTCTTACATCTGAatcttgaaatattttttagagaaaataaaactacGGACAAATGCGGATGGTAACAAGAGATctcaaaatatttgaaaattcttttagacttttaaaattaaaattttaatcactcTTAGGTTAGtagttaaagattttaaaatttaaatttaaagaatattatAAATTGAGTGGAAATTCTTTTAGAAATATAATATGCATGATAATTTTCAAATCCACATATTAATTAGGttcttaaatttgaaattattaaaatatattgaatttaacaaattcatgtttttatctttttctaacATATATTGTTTTGAATCTTAACTAATTTTCCTATAGATGGATGATGGAtcctatttttactatttacataataaatgaaatttaaatccaaattttgtaaTCCATGTTCCCAaatgaaacattaaatattttgaaacttttcattaaacctatcaaaattttttaaaaaaattaattaaatcccTCCACACCTTTTATCAAACATTCTCATTTTTAATTAGACACAAATCTAAATGCTAAAATTCGCCATTAGCTATAGATTGATGGTAGATTTGGATGcacgattgggtgcggtgcagtgcgtttagcttactttttatctcacgctacggtatctaatctcaccgccaccgctgtttttacactaaccaaaGGTAAACGCACCACTCATCTAAACTCCCCTGAGTTGCTAGAAATATGGGGCTGGAATGCTATTTGAAGGATTGAATGGTTTCCGGAAAGGGAGCTACAAAATCTACTGTCCATGTAAACACCAGGCCGCTATGTAGTGGACACTGTTactgatttgaaaaaaaataaagaacgcGGCGGAAAAGACGTTAAGGAATCCGTGATTCCTCCCCGCCAACATGACAGCATAAAAGTAAATCTCATATTTGCACACCCACACTTCGTATTGTGTGCACtaagcttttgtttttttatcccCACAGCACAATCCCATGTCCCatgaatttgattttatcatGTAATTTCCGCGATTTGATGTCAAAATACGAGTATAAGGTCAACATCCTTGATATGTACTAAATGCtgaaaatctaacattatgtggtACGAATAATATAGGTTGGATGAATAATTTCAATtcaactaataattaaatttatatttaatacaggtaccgataatctataaatttatatacaatcaaaatataattgatCAGATTGTCGCTCGTTATGATGTATATGTGTCAACATTAATTTGCTTCTAGtttgtaaaaatgaaaatttatttttattttttgaaacttatataattcattaatgCATTATGTTGAAGatatgtgacccaaattcttgttaaataaaaatacaagcgGCAAGATAGGGGGATCTATGAGGGCGAAGGCCGAGGGCCGGGgaataaggtgttttaaccttattacattacttctatttgactttgattagaatatggttttacaaaccTATAAGTAGACGTAGTCATTTCTCCTCTTgtattattcgaattcgacataatgaattttcttctcctctacccaTGGTTTTCTCTCaaaagggttttcacgtaaaatccgtgttctattttttctctcttttcttgccattatcgacattctgtttttataaattttattcatgttaataaatttatgatGAAAAATTATTAGCTTATTATATATAAACCTTAAACGTCAAGCatcgttttttaaaaatttgtctcTCGACTCTTCTAATAGACACCGATACTGATCCaaatgtattgaaattttaattgaaattaaacttaaattactAGAtacaaaattaagattaaaatggTACCTACCATGGGAGGGTTGCATACAGGATCCAATGCCCAAAGGGTGCTTTTACTTTTAGTGTGGAGGGGAGATATAGAGTGAGATTTGATTGCAGCTTTGAACTGCAAAAAGGTCAAATATCCCactaaacaaacaaacataataTTGAGGCATAAACCCACCCTTTGCAGTGCATCACGTTGAAATTGTCATTTTTCTCCATTGTCAACTCCTTTGCCttcacatattttatatatagtttctGACAGATTTGAATGTGAAGGTGGTGGCCGAGTTTTCAACTTCCAAATTGTTTATGGTTGGACAAccaactttctttttcttcaaactTTCAAGtgatttctaattaaaattttgcatataatATTGTTATGGTGTTCGCCATAATTGACCCATTGTCCGATTAAGATCGATTGGATTCTTTTTACTTCAGTTAGTATATAGTCAGCCGGACCATATAGTTCGTCTATATGAGTTCACACTATCATGCAAGTGAACCATACTCAAGAAACATGTGTTGACCTTAGAGTAGGATACGTGTTGACGTGCATGAAGGCCTATTTAATCCTAGTACGTCACATCGAGAGACCGTGCCTTACAAATAGGGAAATTGACCTCCATGAAGGGAAACTTATGAGAACACTCAACAACTACATATGATATTGGCTTTCAGTTTGATCTCATTTGAAATTCAGATACTGAAACACGAatggttatttttaattcacATAGATGTTAGGActtaattgaagtttgaatcGGTGAattggaaaaaggaaaaaaaaatccattgaACTCAACTAAATTAACAAGCAAAGGGCCAATCCCATGGTTTAATTGTTACACACTCCCATGTATCCGCCGGTCAAATTCCGTGCTACCATTTTTGTTATCTCGGAATCTGTTTtccatttcaaacaaaaacaaaggaAATCTGCAGTTCTTGTTTTATATAACAATTTCTCGGGGATTGAATAATAAGGAGTTGGATGTCTTTTGACTCAGATTTAGAGTTCAATTTTTGTAGATGAAAACAAGAGTTTTGTCTTCCGTTTAGGTATTTGATAGAACTTAGGTACCGAATTTATAATAATCGACAATGTTATTTAAACTGGACCAGACGTGTTGGATTAAGAATCGATTAGTATACCAATCCAGcaaagagattaaattgatctctgaatagaggtgctcatgcccggcccgcccgaaatatgggaggatttgggtaaaaatataggcccgaaatatgggcttgggcaaaaaaatgaggcccgtttttGGGCCTCaagcaccacttttttggccctaGCCCGGCcagatataataaatatttttattttttatttttttttaattttaaaatatttttaaaatgctttttttattattttttaattttaaaatatttttaaaatactttttaaaatttttaaaataaatttttgatatttattaaaaaaagggccgggccgggccgggactgggcttatgattttttttctcgggccgggcctgggcaaaattttatgcccatattttgggccgggcccgggcaaaaaatTTTTAtgggcctggcccggcccatgagcacctctaactCTGAATGAATAACTCAAAATCGAAAAAATATGAAAGCgagataaaaaaagaagaagatattggaccaaatttataaaaaaaaaaacaatcatttattttattattgttggatCGACCAtcgaattaattaaattgagaatCGATGATCTAATTGGTTCAACCATCAATTCGATTTTTAAAACATTGACTATTATCGAACCAAAAAGTAACCATTAGAATGGGACAGTAATAAaagcttaaatttatatttaatgagTTATTATATAAAActctatattattaatattaaggaattaaattaaattatttttatttatttggttaaacTACGTTGTTCTTCTATAGAATTTGAGAATTAGTTtacttttcttatttaaaatcttaGCCCAATGATTAATATATCCTTAGTAGTTTTCATCAAAGCTtgttaactttaacatgtttattttctatcaaCCATATGTTTTAATATCAAGGCAGCCTAATTAACATGCCGAGGTAGCAAAATTTGGCATAAATTATTAGCAACATTAATCATTGGACTGAGTTTTTAAATCGGAAAGTAATAGCAGGGGTGACGGGGTCATAAGGCCCTGGCCcactaaaatggtaaatttatgttttcgccctttaatatttataaaaatttaaaatcagtacatggtaaaattatactttggccttccaaaatgataaaattttgatctaatcttttaaaaattataaatatataagctattaaaatagtgaaattgtattttagctCTTTTAAATCATACAACTctccctaaaattttttttggcttcGGCCTTAagtaataagatttaatttttaactacaaaactaaattccaaatttcatcaaattgcATAGACtaacaatatattttaacttatttatttttataaaaagtataaaaagggtaataatAACTAGAAATGACAGAGGAATagaaaaaagaagggaaataaattcacaaaaagcttgtcatttttttttctgaatgtATTTATTGGAATGAACTCAGTAATTCGTATTTTATAGAtctattaagaaaataaatgttgATTACAACTTTTAAAACTGTTCCATACCCAGGACAAGAATCGAACGTTTTATTTATAGTTGGAAAATTGAGCCCTCCATTGCAAGCAAATTCAATGATAAGAGGCATAATTGTTTAGATGGTACAActagtttttgttttatatgatgatgatgttggtaATGATTTTTGAGACAAATTGTAGAATTTGAAAGGGCTTCAGAATAAAGGTTGTAAAATCATATCCAAAAGTGattcttttttctaatttaagtTGACAGTGGTGACTTGACTAAACTTATGCCATTGCTTTGTTGTTTgccaattttgaattttttaaggATTAATACCCtaattggtacctaaatttgGTTTTGatgttcaatttggtatctGTGTTTGACTTCAATGTTTATTTTGGTACCTaagttttttcaatttgatacttgagtTTTAGTTTGTCCCAATTAAGTACTTATGTTTGACTTCAATGTTgaatttggtatctaaattatttttttatgccAATTAAGGATGTATTTGATAAactattgaaaatatttaatatttaaatgttaaatttggtataaatttattatttgtcccaatttaatatttaaatttgcttgatgatcattttaatttttatttaatgtaaaaatttcaacacaAAAGTGTTGAATAAGATAAATAGGTAGGTaactacttatcacttaatgtagaaatattaagttaattttatttattaaaattgaaataaaatgtcTTTTTTAGTAAAATGAGATAGTCAAATTAGCATATTTACCTCTCACCCAAAACTacccaaaataatataaaatattatattaataagtttaaaattttaaaaaattaatcttttaaaatcaacatttacttttatcaaacaacataattatGTTCAGTacttatatttacaattttatcaaacaaatttctaatataaattcagcacttataaaatttaacagtaaaaattcagtacttaatttttcaagacttgaaattttaatttatcaaacacttcctaagcatttatttattttattacaaattcaTGTATCTATATGCTATCATACTATTGATAAGTACTAATTTATGTTAACCTTTTTAAGGGTGGGTATTTGGTATATTAGTAGTgtactttttttttgaacaattttattataagttctGATCATATTTGCTCTTTTTAAGACAATACCTAAAACTACTAATAACCCCTCCCCAGCCGATAAATAGGAAGACAATGcgtttcagcgcactcgaactcaTGTCTTTCTACATTGACAATAATGTTCATGCAATCGAGCTGAGACTCAattgattacttttttttatttatttcacaactaattttagaaaattaatacttgtttctttttaaaaaatatatatttttaataatttactataCCTTATAGGACACTTGTAAATCTCTTAACCTTACTTGTGAAGTTTAAAAGCTCTACTGGCAATGTACAAaatattttcccctttttttaatatcatatcATGGGGTgagtatttgatatattgacaatgcactttttttatttcacaagtaGCCTTAAAAAATAGACACATgtcactttttaaaaatatttatttcttaatattttagtatttctCTCTAGGCCATTTGTCAATTCCCTAATATCACTTGTGCAGATTAAAAACTtcaatgtatcaaataattttactcttgaTAGaaagattcttttttttttcttttcaaatcgtAAAGGATGTGCAAcggcttttttttttaaaagaaaatgcgTTTCAACGTActttgggcgagagtagtacaaggatgggtgacctcctgggaagtcctggTGTTgtacccctcccattttatttcatataatgttttttttagttgcattttctcgacgtggtgtaactcattcgttatttgcgttttctgaaataaataacttgaaacgatatttggtcgaatttgcatttaaattcaaGGCGCAAGTGCGAaaaggggcagcctttatatgaaaaGATTGCGcgagagttgacgggtgcgattataccagcactaatgcaacggatcccatcagaactctgtagttaagcgtgcttgtgcgagagtagtactaggatgggtgacctcctgggaagtcctcgtgttgcacccctcccattttatttcatataatgtttttttttagttgcattttctcgacgtggtgtaactcattcgttatttgcgttttctgaattaaataatttgaaacgatatttggtcgaatttgcatttaaattcgaggcgcaagtgcgataagggaaCCTATTTTCTCTTGTATTGACAACAACATCCATActtaattgaactaaaatttaatccgcaaaacaaaattcaaactcaaaacatTTTCCCTTGATAGAGAGAGATAGAAAGgaaaaagtaaatgaaaaatggagaaaagagGGGGCCCTTTCCTTCACAATGTcaatcattttatctttttatcaCTGTTTCAGAGTAGTGTATAGGTGCATGATGAACCCCCTGCTTTtaatctctttctctttttctaccTATATAAACACATgatctcaaatttcaaaattcattcaaagttCAAGTTCAGTGAGGGAAAGAAAGCAGCAACAATGGAAGAGaataagagagaaaagaaaacagCGGGCAAAAGAGGGTTATGGAAAGCTGAAGAAGACTTGATTTTGAAGAACTATGTGGAAACTCATGGTGAAGGCAATTGGGCCAAAGTTTCCAAATTATTGGGTATGCACATCttcccattttttatttatcgaGCTTCTTGATACCCTTTTATATTTCGGTAGTCTCATTaggttttgattaaatttgatctttaaataaaaaattgttgtttttttcaTCTACAATACTTGATGTACTCGTTTATGTTAATTCAATCTCTAAAtgaaaaaacattattttgttCATCCACAAAACTCGAatgtaaaatcatatttatcGAATTCCTTACTATTCGATacaattgtttatattaatttctgTGTATGCATATACAGGGTTGAAGAGAGGAGGGAAAAGTTGCAGGTTGAGATGGAAGAATTACCTAAGACCAAATATAAAAAGAGGTGCAATGTCTAAGGAAGAAGAAGACCTTATTATTCGTATGCATAACCTTCTTGGTAACcggttagttttttttaaatgttgtttcgaatttaaaatttaatcgttatactttatttttacgttaattgatttaaatagtCGACACacgattaattattttaattaatattggggcaaacattttaatttatttggatttattaatgacattaaaaaaataaaagattaagttATGATAAATTAAAGTTTTCCTACTCTTTCACAAAAaatagtttagggactaaattcaaaactaaaattagggggttttttgaaaaaaatgtggGTGGGGGCTCTTTCCAACTTTTAGTAATGTGATCACTCACTCCATTTCTCATATGATTTAGTATACCACTTTATATTGATGGTAAccaatgttttaaatttatttatttattgttaatatatacatttaacccaattattttctatttttgttcatcttcatccaaaaatttcaaaattcaatcttaatgagaaggttgaataaTTCAGGTTTTGGTCCCTTGATTAATTGGTCTAATTCACTTTTAACCCtcttaaactttaattattcaattcaatctttttagcctctttatttaatgaaaattttgtatttttaacccctataaaattgatattttaatctaagccattttgatagaaaaatatttagctttaccctttgaatttttaaattttatcccaAATTCCCCGCCTCTATATGAGTTGTCATCATACTAATATGGTAAAATTACTTCTAAagtcctttaaaattataaaattgttttttaactcccaaaatttataattcagttcaaatcctaaaattttttcCCAATCTTCACccttattgttattttaatttattttaattatagttatttggagatattaattataatcataatttttaattatattcaatatttaaaaaaaaaacctttttattGTAACAAAATATGTAGATGGTCATTAATAGCTGGGAGATTGCCTGGTCGAACTGATAATGAAGTGAAGAACTATTGGAATACCCATTTGAACAAGAAAACCAGTGTTTTAGGCAAAAGAAAAGGCAAAGCCATTGATGAATCCAACCATCAATCTATTCCCaatcatcaaaacaacaccaaTACCAACATTGCAATCGAGAATCAAGGCGGCGAAGAACCAATAGCGCCACCGCCGGCCGAGCTGCCAATGATTTCGAGTCCGAAAACGACGACGGACGATGAAGGATCGATGGGTTTGTTGAAGGTCGATGGGTTAACTGATAATACATGGATGGAACGTGCGGTTCGTTGCTTTGATTATGATTATgataataattatgaaattgaaactCCATTGATGATGATGAACAAGAACCTTAATTATGCACATATGGTGTTCGACGAAGAGCCTTTTACGCCTTGTTTGGATTCTTTCGTTCTTTTTGAAGCATTCGGGACGGATTCTGATTTGGGAAAAACCCAACCGTTCTTGCCTTAGAACTATCACCGCCGTCTCTGCCGCCGGTTTGCTGGCCCGGGAGTTGTTTTGTGTTGAGCGAGTAAAactagtgaaaaaaaaaaagtgggggattataattttaacttaaaatcccATATGcttaagttaaaaattataattcttttcttggaaaaaaaactttttgtaggattcaattttaaaaatttaaatgttttgttttattttattttattttttgtaatatcgGAAATTCGTGTATTCGTATCATGTATATGTTCGTATTGTGTCGTACTCGtgtttaaatctattaaatgttttaatattattttcgaTATTATCTATTTGTAtcgttttatattttattttttcgtattatatttatatatatattaatatataattatcataaaagaaTCATGTAGGAAAATATGAACgtgttaaaatttcaatttcaattctaattttatttttttcttttcataatcaaataaTGAAGTTGTTTACTATCTGAATACATGATAAATTagatatgtatatgcatatattgtACAGTCTATGAAAAGTTTTTGCTTATAAATATGGGATTTTATTAGTAAACACATACACTAGTTTTTGGTTCAtaaagttttttaataaaaattagtttttgttatataattataattcgACCGGAAATTAAACCCGGTATAATAAGAGGCAACAGACAATCCAAAGGAGGGGGCTTTATCCTCTAGACTAGAACATCATCAACTTTCATCTTGACTTTCGATTTTGACCTCTGTGATACCGTGTATCAA
The Gossypium raimondii isolate GPD5lz chromosome 8, ASM2569854v1, whole genome shotgun sequence DNA segment above includes these coding regions:
- the LOC105792854 gene encoding transcription factor MYB1, encoding MISNFKIHSKFKFSEGKKAATMEENKREKKTAGKRGLWKAEEDLILKNYVETHGEGNWAKVSKLLGLKRGGKSCRLRWKNYLRPNIKRGAMSKEEEDLIIRMHNLLGNRWSLIAGRLPGRTDNEVKNYWNTHLNKKTSVLGKRKGKAIDESNHQSIPNHQNNTNTNIAIENQGGEEPIAPPPAELPMISSPKTTTDDEGSMGLLKVDGLTDNTWMERAVRCFDYDYDNNYEIETPLMMMNKNLNYAHMVFDEEPFTPCLDSFVLFEAFGTDSDLGKTQPFLP